The following coding sequences are from one Lolium rigidum isolate FL_2022 chromosome 6, APGP_CSIRO_Lrig_0.1, whole genome shotgun sequence window:
- the LOC124663228 gene encoding uncharacterized protein LOC124663228 — translation MATLTTRPDLLLVALRRSRPRTLRARAAAAPRVCGAPVPTRATRPRRVFLGLGVAFVDQLASMAPSGAPSRSFVAAARPRQGVSPVEEILKNVEWPDEFPFKPDDFSRFDESSDAEFYSAPRFVTHIDDQAIRALAQYYLT, via the exons ATGGCCACCCTCACGACACGCCCcgacctcctcctcgtcgctctgAGAAGGTCCCGCCCTAGGACGCttcgcgcccgcgccgccgccgcaccacgCGTCTGCGGCGCTCCCGTGCCAACGCGGGCCACGCGGCCGCGGCGCGTCTTCCTCGGCCTCGGCGTCGCATTTGTCGACCAGCTCGCCTCCATGGCCCCGAGCGGCGCCCCGTCCCGCTCGTTCGTGgccgcggcgcggccaaggcaggGGGTCTCCCCGGTCGAAGAG attttgaagaacgTGGAGTGGCCGGACGAGTTCCCTTTCAAGCCCGACGACTTCAGCCGCTTCGACGA ATCATCGGATGCCGAGTTCTACTCAGCTCCCCGTTTCGTCACGCACATTGATGACCAAGCCATCAGGGCTCTCGCACAATACtacttgacatag